The DNA region TAGCGTGAAAGAGTACGGCTCTTAAGATCGAAAATCAATTTTTCTGCACTTACTTCAAACTTCAATTTGGCATGAAGTTCGAATTGTTCGTTTTCCACAATTTCAAAGCTATGCTCAACAGCGCTATTCACTGTTTTAGCCAGTTCGACGTACTTTTCAAATTCCGCTTCTACAGCTTCTTTAGTAGAAGAAAATAGAGATACTTCAGATACCTCGTCACCTTCATTGATAATAAAGCCCATTTCACCGGCTACACCACATGCTTCACATACTTCAGGTTCTTTTATTACTCTTGACATAGTCAATCTCCTGTAATGATTTGTCATCAGTGTACATAGCATCGAGGTGTTCATCTACAAAAATATTTGTAATGATTAAACTTAAATTTGAAAAACGTGTATTGAGAATGTCATTTTGTCATTAGATTGTCAGGATAAAGTGCCCATTATTGAATCTTGATTACATCTATATGAGTATGAAGTCCAACTTAGATATCGACGTTAGACAAGGCGAAGCAATGCCAAAACGCAGTAAAGAAGATACGGAAATTACGGTCAACAACATTATGGATGTCGTTGTAGAACAACTATTAACCATTGGTTATGACAAAATGTCGTATACCACTTTGAGTCAAGCAACGGGGATATCCCGTACAGGTATTAGT from Vibrio rarus includes:
- a CDS encoding YfcZ/YiiS family protein; translated protein: MSRVIKEPEVCEACGVAGEMGFIINEGDEVSEVSLFSSTKEAVEAEFEKYVELAKTVNSAVEHSFEIVENEQFELHAKLKFEVSAEKLIFDLKSRTLSR